A region from the Cryptosporangium arvum DSM 44712 genome encodes:
- a CDS encoding SOS response-associated peptidase has protein sequence MCGRYASSRSADDLVAEFDAVGSAFDEPLRPDYNVAPTTTVPVVRVSRSQGGRVVDALRWGLVPSWAADLSAGARMMNARAESVATKPAFRSAFARRRCLVPADGWYEWSPRPDGPGKQAWYLTRADGGLCVFAGLWEVWGKGDDKVATCSIVTTDALGPLASVHDRMPLQLPRERWAQWLGESEADPAALLAPPSAELLAGMELRPVGPAVGNVKNTGPQLRERVESVTPVSLDTLF, from the coding sequence ATGTGCGGTAGGTATGCCTCCAGCCGGAGCGCCGACGACCTCGTGGCCGAGTTCGACGCGGTGGGCAGTGCGTTCGACGAGCCGTTGCGGCCCGACTACAACGTGGCGCCGACGACGACCGTGCCGGTGGTCCGCGTCTCGCGCTCGCAGGGCGGCCGGGTGGTCGACGCGCTGCGCTGGGGGCTGGTGCCGTCGTGGGCGGCCGATCTCTCGGCCGGCGCCCGGATGATGAACGCGCGGGCCGAGTCGGTGGCCACCAAGCCGGCGTTCCGGTCCGCGTTCGCCCGGCGTCGGTGCCTGGTGCCCGCCGACGGCTGGTACGAGTGGTCCCCGCGGCCCGACGGGCCGGGCAAGCAGGCCTGGTACCTCACCCGTGCCGATGGTGGGCTGTGCGTCTTCGCCGGGCTCTGGGAGGTCTGGGGCAAGGGCGACGACAAAGTGGCCACCTGCTCGATCGTCACCACCGATGCGCTCGGTCCACTGGCGTCCGTGCACGACCGGATGCCGCTGCAGCTACCGCGCGAGCGCTGGGCGCAGTGGCTGGGCGAGTCGGAGGCCGATCCGGCCGCGCTGCTCGCGCCGCCGTCGGCCGAACTGCTGGCCGGCATGGAGCTGCGGCCGGTCGGCCCGGCGGTCGGCAACGTGAAGAACACCGGCCCGCAGCTTCGGGAACGGGTCGAATCAGTCACTCCGGTGTCACTCGACACCTTGTTCTGA